DNA sequence from the Candidatus Goldiibacteriota bacterium genome:
GATAACAAGGAGACTAAATGGCAAAAAGGCTTGGGGACTTGCTTCTTGAAGAGAACCTTATCACAGAAGATCAGATAAAGCGGGCCCTTGAAGACCAGCAGAAATCAGGGGAGCCCCTGGGACGTATCCTTGTCAGAATGGGTTTTATTACCGAAGAGGCGCTGTATTATTTTCTTGCCATCCAGTTTGGTGTTGAATATGTGGACCTTATAGGGCATGATATCCCGCCTGAACTGCTGAAAGTTATTTCAAGAGATACCGCCGAGAAATACTCCATCCTTCCATATGAAGAAAAGGGCAATAAAATTTACTTTGCCACATCCGAACCTGACGAGCACCTTGTAACCAAAATAAGAGAACGTTCCGCGATTCCGCTGGATAAGGAAATTAAATTTGTTATTACAAGCGAAAGCGCCATTAAGTCATGCCTTTCGCTTGTTTATGGCGTGACGCCAAAATCTGACATGGATGAAGGGCTGCAGTCAATGTTTAAGGATGAAGAGGCGCCCCAGGAAGAAGATACATCGGGAAAGGATGACGCTTCTGTAACGGAAGAATCCGCGCCTGTTATAAAACTTGTAAACGCGATTATCAGCGAAGCCGTAAAAATTAAAGCTTCGGACATACACATTAACCCCACGGCAAAGGGGACTGTTATCAGGTACAGGCAGGACGGCGTACTGCAGAAACAGCCCACCCCGCCTAATCATTATAAAAACGCCATAGTGTCCAGGCTGAAAGTTATGGCAAGGCTTGATATCATGGAAAAAAGGGCCGCGCAGGACGGCAGGATAAAAATTAAAGTGCAGAATAAAATTATTGACCTTCGTGTTTCGGTGCTGCCTTCCATACACGGGGAAAACGTTGTAATGCGTATTTTAGACCAGCAGAACCTTATGCTTGACCTTACAAAACTGGGGTTTGAACAGCAGGAACTTGACCTTTATCAGGAATCCATTACGCTTCCATATGGGCTTATACTTCACACGGGGCCTACGGGTTCCGGTAAAACCACGACTCTTTATTCCGCTTTATCAACGGTAAATGACATAAAAAAGAATATCATCACCCTTGAAGACCCGGTTGAATATCAGCTTCCGGGCATTATACAGGTGCAGATGAACAGCGAAATAGGGCTTACTTTTGCCGCGGCATTAAAGTCGTGCTTAAGGCAGGATCCGAACATAATGATGGTCGGGGAAATCCGCGACGCGGAAACTGCCGGCATTGCAATAAGCGCCGCGCTTACGGGCCATCTTTTATTTTCCACGCTTCACACAAATGATTCGCCTTCCACGATAATGAGGCTTATAGACATGGGTATTGACCGCATTTATGTGGGATCCGCGTTAAAGATGGTTGTGGCACAGAGGCTTATGAGAAGGATATGTTCAAACTGTAAAAAAGAGTATTCGCCCACTGATGATGAACTGCAGAGGATACTTGTAAAAAGGCAGGAAGTTGAAGGTATTACGCTTTACAAAGGAGAAGGCTGCCCCAAGTGCAACGGTTCCGGATACAAAGGCAGGGTGGCTATTTATGAAATAATGGGAATGACAGGCGAACTTGCCGACCTTATATACGCGGGCGCTGATTTAAACGCGCTGACAGCCCAGGCGCAGAAAGACGGAATGAGGACGTTAAGGCAGGTTGCCCTTGAAAAATGGAGAAACGGGATTACATCAATTGAAGAGGTAATAATGGCAACATCAGCGGATTAAGTACAATAAACTTTCAGGAGCATGCATTGTACGAAGCTAAAAAGCTTGGACAGATACTTTTAGAAGAGGGAATGGTAACGGAAGAACAGCTTGAAAAAGCCGTTGAAGAACAGTCAAAGACAAGCGATTCGCTTGGTTTTATTCTTGTCAAACTGGGCTTTATAACGGAAGACGTGCTGTATCATTTTCTTGCCATGCAGTTTGGCGTTAAGTTTGTGGATGTAAGCGCCATACATATAGAAGAAGAAGTTATAAAGGTAATGACGCCTGATATAGCCAGAAAATATAAACTGCTTCCCATTGAAAAAAAACCGGGTAAAATAATATTTGCCACGGCAAACCCGATGGACCCGTCGCTGACCATGAATTTAAAATATGACATTAAGGGCGGGCAGGAACTTGAACTTAGTTTTGTGGTGACCACGCAGACTTCGCTTAATGACGCGATTGATAAGTATTATCCGATAGGCAACGCCCTGGATGAAACAATGAAAGAACTTGAATTCTCGTCTGAAAATATGGAAATTGAATTTCTTGAGGATAAAAAGCCGAAAGATGACGAGGGTGAAGAAGGCGACATTGAAGGCAATGACAGCCCTGTTGTAAAATACGTAAACTATATAATAGAAGACGCGGTAAATAAAAAAGCTTCTGATATTCACATTAACCCTTATGAAAAGAAAATAGTTCTGCGTTTCAGGATAGACGGCGCGCTTGTGGAAATGCCGCCGCCAAAAGTGCAGTTTAAAAGGGCTCTGACATCCAGGCTTAAACTGATGGCGGGGTTAAACATCATAGAAAAAAGGCTTCCTCAGGACGGCAGGATAGCGTATAAAATTCCCGGAGGAAATAAATCAATTGACCTTCGTGTTGCAACGCTTCCGTGCCTGTGGGGCGAAAATATAGTCATGAGGCTTCTGTATTCGGAAGCGCAGAATCTTGACCTGACAAAACTTGGCCTGTCAGAAAAACAGTTTTCAG
Encoded proteins:
- the tadA gene encoding Flp pilus assembly complex ATPase component TadA — protein: MYEAKKLGQILLEEGMVTEEQLEKAVEEQSKTSDSLGFILVKLGFITEDVLYHFLAMQFGVKFVDVSAIHIEEEVIKVMTPDIARKYKLLPIEKKPGKIIFATANPMDPSLTMNLKYDIKGGQELELSFVVTTQTSLNDAIDKYYPIGNALDETMKELEFSSENMEIEFLEDKKPKDDEGEEGDIEGNDSPVVKYVNYIIEDAVNKKASDIHINPYEKKIVLRFRIDGALVEMPPPKVQFKRALTSRLKLMAGLNIIEKRLPQDGRIAYKIPGGNKSIDLRVATLPCLWGENIVMRLLYSEAQNLDLTKLGLSEKQFSGIEKGLDAPYGMILITGPTGSGKSTTLYSMISHINDPHMNIMTAEDPVEYRLPHIIQVQVNPVAGLSFANVLRSFLRQDPDIILVGEIRDNETASISVKAALTGHLVLSTLHTNDAPATITRLIDMNIDPIYVGSSVVTVLAQKLVRRVCENCKEPIKEVDLVKAKRSGIPPEILEGGTFFEGKGCPVCHYTGYKGRMAAYEVMPVNMGIREIIFKKGTLNDLKREAWNQGMFTIRESAIRLMKEGRTTLEEVIAETLQDKPLKDYIGKIKI
- the tadA gene encoding Flp pilus assembly complex ATPase component TadA, with translation MAKRLGDLLLEENLITEDQIKRALEDQQKSGEPLGRILVRMGFITEEALYYFLAIQFGVEYVDLIGHDIPPELLKVISRDTAEKYSILPYEEKGNKIYFATSEPDEHLVTKIRERSAIPLDKEIKFVITSESAIKSCLSLVYGVTPKSDMDEGLQSMFKDEEAPQEEDTSGKDDASVTEESAPVIKLVNAIISEAVKIKASDIHINPTAKGTVIRYRQDGVLQKQPTPPNHYKNAIVSRLKVMARLDIMEKRAAQDGRIKIKVQNKIIDLRVSVLPSIHGENVVMRILDQQNLMLDLTKLGFEQQELDLYQESITLPYGLILHTGPTGSGKTTTLYSALSTVNDIKKNIITLEDPVEYQLPGIIQVQMNSEIGLTFAAALKSCLRQDPNIMMVGEIRDAETAGIAISAALTGHLLFSTLHTNDSPSTIMRLIDMGIDRIYVGSALKMVVAQRLMRRICSNCKKEYSPTDDELQRILVKRQEVEGITLYKGEGCPKCNGSGYKGRVAIYEIMGMTGELADLIYAGADLNALTAQAQKDGMRTLRQVALEKWRNGITSIEEVIMATSAD